The Streptomyces sp. CC0208 genome window below encodes:
- a CDS encoding APC family permease yields the protein MDSQTVEPTQTVQSPSAAGRLKPNSLGVLGILFFVLSAQAPLTGIAGAVPIAVAIGSGAGAPAAYAAVGAVILLFSVGFVAMGRHVVDAGAFYTYIGKGLGRPIGSGSAGVALFAYCAVQAAMYGLYGFIVSGLVEQYAGLSTPWWVWVLVTMVIVQILGAAGIEMGAKILAVFVLAEFSILFAFALVTFFKGGGPEGLGFAHSFSPHAALQGAPGVALMFAVASMFGFEATAIYGEEAREPRRTVPRATYLSVMFVTVFFAFTSWMLVSAHGASNATAAAGKALESGDATSWVFAPITAQFGGWAGDALPILLVTSLFAGALAFHNSANRYLFSLGRDGLLPRGLTAVNRRHSPWAAGGVQTVISLALVMSFALLGKDPVLSLFSWFSGVAVLAVMLLYFLTSVSVVVFFRRERLDTRAWNTLIAPVLGALGIAGAIWLILANFTTLIGGEQGTAMWLELTVPAVLVLGVIAARLTRGRAMADV from the coding sequence GTGGACAGTCAGACGGTCGAACCAACACAGACCGTGCAGAGCCCCTCCGCTGCAGGCAGGCTCAAACCCAACTCCCTCGGTGTTCTGGGAATCCTCTTCTTCGTTCTCTCCGCGCAGGCGCCGCTGACCGGCATAGCCGGTGCCGTGCCCATCGCCGTCGCCATCGGCAGCGGTGCGGGTGCGCCCGCCGCGTATGCCGCGGTCGGCGCCGTCATCCTGCTGTTCTCCGTCGGCTTCGTCGCCATGGGGCGACATGTCGTGGACGCCGGCGCCTTCTACACCTACATCGGCAAGGGGCTCGGCCGCCCCATCGGCTCCGGGAGCGCAGGAGTCGCGCTCTTCGCCTACTGTGCGGTCCAGGCCGCCATGTACGGCTTGTACGGCTTCATCGTCAGCGGCCTGGTCGAGCAGTACGCAGGGCTGAGCACACCGTGGTGGGTCTGGGTCCTGGTCACCATGGTGATCGTCCAGATCCTCGGTGCCGCCGGGATCGAGATGGGCGCCAAGATCCTCGCCGTCTTCGTCCTGGCCGAGTTCAGCATCCTGTTCGCCTTCGCCCTGGTGACCTTCTTCAAGGGCGGCGGTCCCGAGGGGCTGGGCTTCGCCCACAGCTTCTCGCCCCATGCGGCCCTGCAGGGGGCACCGGGCGTGGCGCTGATGTTCGCTGTGGCGTCGATGTTCGGCTTCGAGGCCACAGCGATCTACGGCGAGGAGGCACGGGAGCCCCGCAGGACCGTCCCCCGGGCCACGTACCTGTCCGTCATGTTCGTCACCGTCTTCTTCGCCTTCACCTCGTGGATGCTGGTCTCCGCCCATGGCGCCTCGAACGCCACCGCGGCCGCCGGGAAGGCACTGGAGAGCGGCGACGCCACGTCCTGGGTCTTCGCGCCGATCACCGCGCAGTTCGGCGGCTGGGCAGGCGACGCGCTGCCCATCCTGCTGGTCACCTCCCTCTTCGCCGGTGCCCTCGCCTTCCACAACTCCGCCAACCGCTACCTGTTCTCGCTCGGCCGCGACGGCCTGCTGCCGCGCGGGCTGACCGCGGTCAACCGACGCCACTCGCCCTGGGCGGCCGGCGGCGTGCAGACCGTGATCTCGCTCGCGTTGGTCATGTCCTTCGCGCTGCTGGGCAAGGACCCGGTGCTGAGCCTCTTCTCCTGGTTCAGTGGGGTCGCGGTGCTGGCGGTCATGCTCCTGTACTTCCTGACCTCTGTCTCGGTGGTCGTGTTCTTCCGCCGGGAACGGCTGGACACTCGCGCCTGGAACACGCTGATCGCCCCCGTCCTGGGTGCGCTCGGCATCGCCGGTGCCATCTGGCTGATCCTGGCCAACTTCACCACCCTCATCGGCGGGGAGCAGGGCACGGCGATGTGGCTGGAGCTCACCGTCCCGGCGGTCCTGGTCCTGGGCGTCATCGCCGCGCGACTGACTCGTGGCAGGGCGATGGCCGACGTCTGA
- a CDS encoding fumarylacetoacetate hydrolase family protein → MPEYRRALLDGAAVETVRDGDELVAGDGRRVKIEDAQHLPPVVPSKVVAVHLNHRSRVDEFQIQLTPTPTYFHKPTSALNSHKGAIVRPEGCKWLNYEGEVAIVIGRTARNISPAEAGEYIAGYTVANDYGLHDFRDTDAGSMLRVKGSDTLCPLGPGLVTDWDFHGKYLRTYVNGELVQDGSTDEMEWDMHYLVADIARTITLHPGDVLLSGTPANSRPVQPGDVVEVEVEGLGRLTNHIVTGPTSIRTDVGAQPTESEEVLSTALGGDWEFRGIRPPKR, encoded by the coding sequence ATGCCCGAATACCGCCGTGCCCTCCTCGACGGAGCCGCTGTCGAGACCGTCCGCGACGGTGACGAACTCGTCGCCGGGGACGGCCGCCGGGTCAAGATCGAGGACGCCCAGCACCTGCCGCCGGTCGTGCCGTCCAAGGTCGTCGCCGTTCACCTCAACCACCGCAGCCGGGTCGACGAGTTCCAGATCCAGCTGACCCCGACGCCGACGTACTTCCACAAGCCGACCTCCGCCCTCAACTCCCACAAGGGCGCCATCGTCCGCCCCGAGGGCTGTAAGTGGCTCAACTACGAGGGAGAGGTGGCGATCGTCATCGGCCGGACCGCGCGCAACATCTCCCCTGCCGAGGCAGGCGAGTACATCGCGGGCTACACCGTGGCCAACGACTACGGCCTGCACGACTTCCGCGACACCGACGCCGGTTCGATGCTGCGGGTGAAGGGCTCCGACACCCTGTGTCCGCTCGGCCCGGGCCTGGTCACCGACTGGGACTTCCACGGCAAGTACCTGCGCACGTACGTCAACGGCGAGCTCGTACAGGACGGTTCGACGGATGAGATGGAGTGGGACATGCACTACCTCGTCGCCGACATCGCGCGCACCATCACTCTCCACCCCGGCGACGTGCTGCTCTCCGGTACCCCGGCCAACTCCCGCCCTGTCCAGCCCGGTGACGTCGTCGAGGTCGAGGTCGAGGGCCTGGGGCGGCTCACCAACCACATCGTCACCGGCCCCACCTCGATCCGTACGGACGTCGGAGCCCAGCCCACCGAATCGGAAGAGGTCCTGTCCACCGCGCTCGGCGGCGACTGGGAGTTCCGCGGTATCCGGCCCCCCAAGCGCTGA
- a CDS encoding TetR family transcriptional regulator → MTEATGTPEGRRPRKRVNYGQGREALLNAAVRVVARGGLRKLTYRAVAEEAGVTHGLVVHHFGTRDALIEEALAHTVRSSLSVSAVEPGTGKVSDFSAGVSEMVTADPDTQLFQYELLLESRRRPELLPLIRGLYDEYFDATERELSRMLPEGANRAMTRLVFAALDGLVLHQLVLGGGPEVTDAAIEELRSLLRLLDADADGESAGDSGA, encoded by the coding sequence ATGACCGAAGCCACCGGGACCCCTGAGGGCCGCAGGCCGCGCAAGCGGGTGAACTACGGGCAGGGCCGGGAGGCCCTGCTCAACGCGGCCGTGCGGGTGGTGGCCCGGGGTGGTCTGCGCAAGCTCACCTATCGCGCGGTGGCGGAGGAGGCAGGAGTCACCCACGGTCTTGTCGTCCACCACTTCGGCACCCGTGACGCGCTGATCGAGGAGGCGCTCGCCCACACCGTACGCTCCAGCCTGAGCGTCAGCGCGGTCGAGCCGGGGACCGGCAAGGTGTCCGACTTCTCGGCCGGAGTGTCCGAGATGGTCACCGCCGATCCGGACACCCAGCTCTTCCAGTACGAGCTGCTGCTCGAATCCCGGCGAAGGCCGGAGCTGCTGCCGCTGATCCGTGGGCTGTACGACGAGTACTTCGATGCCACCGAGCGCGAGCTGTCCCGGATGCTCCCCGAGGGTGCGAACCGGGCGATGACGCGGCTGGTCTTCGCCGCCCTCGACGGTCTCGTCCTGCACCAGCTCGTTCTGGGCGGCGGACCCGAGGTCACTGACGCGGCCATCGAGGAGCTCCGCTCCCTGCTGCGGTTGCTCGACGCCGACGCAGACGGCGAGAGTGCGGGCGACAGCGGCGCCTGA
- a CDS encoding aldehyde dehydrogenase — protein MLDITHDDWLRRATALDVSGAHHIDGADEPGGGQSYPAVSPRDGQVLAHVADAQPAEVDAAVAAARRAFDSGPWPRLAPADRGRVLLRIADLLEEQRHRLALTVSLEMGKPITDAYDIELRAAINTFRWYGQLADKLTDESPHTAPDALALVTREPAGVVGAVVPWNFPLTLASWKVAPALAAGCTVVLKPSENSPLSALLLGRLAAEAGLPPGVLNVVTGDGPTAGRAIGLHPDVDVLAFTGSTAVGRHFLRYAADSNLKRVWLELGGKSPNIILPDAPDLEKAAETAAWGIFFNQGEMCTAPSRLLVHSSIAERVTDTIVARARELRIGDPLDPATEMGALVGERHLQRVLERIGTGLSEGARLRAGGSRTLTDTGGSYLQPTVFDHVDPGMRLAREEIFGPVLSVLTFDDLDEAVALANDTEYGLAAGLWTSDLSTAHQVSRALKAGTVWVNCYEEGDLTVPFGGVKQSGNGRDKSAHAIEKYTELKTTWIQL, from the coding sequence ATGCTGGACATCACCCACGACGACTGGCTGCGCCGGGCCACGGCGCTGGACGTGTCAGGTGCGCACCACATCGACGGCGCCGACGAACCCGGCGGCGGGCAGTCCTACCCGGCCGTCTCGCCCCGCGACGGGCAGGTGCTGGCGCACGTGGCCGACGCCCAGCCCGCCGAGGTGGACGCCGCTGTGGCCGCCGCGCGCCGGGCCTTCGACTCGGGGCCGTGGCCACGCCTCGCACCTGCCGACCGGGGCCGGGTCCTGTTGCGGATCGCTGATCTGCTGGAGGAACAGCGTCACCGGCTGGCGCTGACGGTCAGCCTGGAGATGGGCAAGCCGATCACGGACGCGTACGACATCGAGCTGCGCGCCGCGATCAACACCTTTCGGTGGTACGGGCAGCTGGCGGACAAGCTCACCGACGAGTCGCCGCACACCGCGCCCGACGCGCTCGCCCTGGTCACCCGCGAACCGGCGGGTGTCGTCGGCGCGGTCGTCCCCTGGAACTTCCCTCTCACACTGGCGAGCTGGAAGGTCGCTCCGGCGCTCGCGGCCGGCTGCACCGTGGTGCTCAAGCCGTCGGAGAACTCGCCGCTGTCCGCGTTGCTGCTCGGTCGGCTGGCGGCCGAGGCCGGGCTGCCGCCGGGCGTACTCAACGTCGTCACCGGCGACGGGCCCACCGCCGGACGGGCGATCGGCCTCCACCCGGACGTCGACGTGCTGGCCTTCACCGGATCCACCGCCGTCGGGCGGCACTTCCTGCGGTACGCGGCCGACTCCAACCTCAAGCGCGTCTGGCTGGAGCTGGGCGGCAAGTCACCCAACATCATCCTCCCGGACGCACCCGACCTGGAGAAGGCCGCCGAAACCGCCGCCTGGGGCATCTTCTTCAACCAGGGCGAGATGTGCACGGCCCCTTCGCGGCTGCTCGTCCACTCCTCTATTGCCGAGCGCGTGACGGACACCATCGTGGCGCGGGCCCGGGAACTACGGATCGGTGACCCGCTCGACCCGGCGACCGAGATGGGGGCGCTGGTCGGTGAGCGCCACCTGCAGCGCGTACTGGAGCGCATCGGCACCGGCCTCAGCGAGGGCGCTCGGCTGCGGGCCGGGGGCAGCCGCACACTCACCGACACCGGCGGCAGTTACCTGCAGCCCACCGTCTTCGACCACGTGGATCCGGGCATGCGGCTGGCCCGTGAGGAGATCTTCGGCCCCGTCCTGTCCGTGCTCACCTTCGACGACCTCGACGAGGCCGTCGCGCTCGCCAACGACACCGAGTACGGCCTGGCCGCCGGGCTGTGGACCTCCGACCTGTCCACCGCCCACCAGGTCTCGCGCGCGCTGAAGGCCGGCACGGTCTGGGTCAACTGCTACGAGGAGGGCGACCTCACCGTGCCCTTCGGCGGCGTGAAGCAGTCCGGCAACGGACGCGACAAGTCCGCCCACGCCATCGAGAAGTACACCGAACTCAAGACCACCTGGATCCAG